One Scophthalmus maximus strain ysfricsl-2021 chromosome 1, ASM2237912v1, whole genome shotgun sequence genomic region harbors:
- the dock9b gene encoding dedicator of cytokinesis protein 9 isoform X3, which translates to MGCTTSMVLLEGLRSILERNCGYVKGTMELGAPEEDEETLSVRGSQLCIPTSALVKPKIIEPLDYENVLLQRKTQIISDVLRDMLQFPTDDFQISTLRRQGRTLLSTVPEAAEKEAHSLFVQECIKTYKSDWHVVNYKYEEYSGDFRQLPNKVSRPEKLAAHLFEVDEDVEKDEDSASLGSQKGGVSKHGWLYKGNMNSAISVTMRSFKRRYFHLAQLGDGSYNLNFYKDENTSKDPKGTIFLDSCMGVVQNSKVRRFAFELKMQDKSTFLLAADGEAEMDEWIGTLNKILHSSFEQAMQEKRNGDLHDDEELGKTDLTSGSFQDSFQTARDIESKMRSEARLKLFTLDPYTQKLDFSGIEPDVRQFEEKFGKRVLVCCNDLSFNLQGCVAENEEGPTTNVEPFYVVLSLFDVQNSRKISADLHVDLNHPLVRHMTSGSCSGQDVQINGSGSDGVLRGCGLPEEALQYLRQGVFSVTCPHPEIFLVARIEKVLQGGITHCTEPYMKSSDSAKMAQKVLKNAKTACSRLGQYRMPFAWAARPVFKDASGTLDKSSRFSALYRQDSSKLSDEDMFKLLTDFRKPEKMAKLPVLLGNLDVTIDSVPPDVTNCVTSSYIPVRNFEGDGPGSALLEVEEFVPCIAKCSQPFTVYKNHLYVYPKHLKYDGQKSFAKARNIAVCIEFKDSDEEEAQSLKCIYGRPGGPLFTKQAYAAILHHQQNPEFYDEIKIELPTQLHEKHHLLFTFYHVSCDSNSKKKDQVETPVGSAWLPLLRDGRVIMNEQQLSVAANLPSGYLGSQDAVTKHSGSEIKWVDGGKPVFKVSTHLVSTVYTQDQHLHNFFHHCQRMEVSEQASEGELVKYLKSLHAMEGHVMVNFLPTVLNQLFCVLTRAAHEDVAVNVTRVMVHVVAQCHEEGLEHHLRSYVKFVFKPEPYSSTRVKTVHEELAKAMTAILKPSTDFLTSNKLLKHSWFFFEALVKSMAHCLIEGGKVKLSRNQRFSASFYHAAETLVNMLMPHITQKYKDNLDAAHNANHSLAVFIKRCFTFMDRGFVFKQINNYMNCFVPGDPKTLYDFKFEFLRVVCSHEHYVPLNLPMPFGKGRIQRFQDLQLDYSLTDDFCRNHFLVGLLLREVGGALQEFREIRQIAIQVLKGLMIKHTFDDRYAAKSQQARLATLYLPLFGLLQENVHRLDMKESAPLSTHSNAREDSLVSNSAGAPQKAGSCIENSLHKDVFGVISGTVSPHSSTPNVSSVHHADSRGSLISTDSGNSLLDKSSDKTNSLEKHQCASALGSAVLRCDKLDRDEIKNLLMCFLHILKSMSEEALFTYWNKAASSELMDFFTLIEVCLHQFRYMGKRFIARSQEGAGPVAPDRKSLTLPVSRNRAGILHARLQQLGALENAHTFNNMYSHTEADVSSQCLLEANVSTEVCLTVLDTLSTFIMGFKTQLNSDLGHNPLMKKVFQVHLCFLQIPQSEAALKQVFTSLRTFIYKFPCTFFDGRADMCASLCYEILKCCNSKLSSIRGDAAHLLYFLMKSNFDYTGRRSFVRTHLQVVIAVSQLIADVIGIGGTRFQQSLSIINNCANSDKSIKHTAFPSDVKDLTKRIRTVLMATEQMKEHENDPEMLVDLQYSLAKSYTSTPELRKTWLDSMARIHNKNGDLSEAAMCYVHVAALVAEYLWRKGMFRQGCSAFRVITPNIDEEAAMMEDVGMQDVHFNEEVLMELLEECADGLWKAERYELIADVYRLIIPIYEQRRDFEKLTHLYDTLHRAYTKVMEVMHSGKRLLGTYFRVAFFGQAAGFFEDEDGKEYIYKEPKFTPLSEISQRLLKLYSDKFGQENVKIIQDSGKVNPKDLDSKYAYIQVTHVTPHLDDKELEDRKTDFEKSHNIRRFVFETPFTVSGKKQGGVEEQCKRRTVLTTTHCFPYVKKRIAVMYQHQTDLSPIEVAIDEMSSKVAELRLLCSASEVDMIRLQLKLQGSISVQVNAGPLAYARAFLDDSSAKKYPDNKVKQLKEVFRQFVDACGQALGVNERLIKEDQQEYQDEMKANYRDLARELSNIMHEQINPVEDGTRSTLSDSMGIFNAISGTPTSANPHGTTTTTL; encoded by the exons TCCTTCAAGAGAAGGTACTTCCATCTGGCTCAGCTCGGTGACGGCTCTTACAACCTCAACTTCTACAAAGATGAAAACACCTCAAAAGATCCTAAAGGAACCATCTTCCTAGATTCGTGCATGGGAGTTGTTCAG AACAGCAAAGTGCGTCGCTTTGCCTTTGAGCTCAAGATGCAGGATAAGAGCACGTTCCTGTTGGCCGCAGACGGCGAGGCAGAGATGGACGAGTGGATCGGCACCCTCAACAAGATCCTCCACAGCAGCTTCGAACAGGCCATGCAGGAGAAGAGAAACGGAGACCTGCACGACG ACGAGGAGCTCGGAAAAACAGACCTCACCTCTGGAAGTTTTCAAGACAGCTTTCAG ACCGCCAGAGATATCGAGTCCAAAATGAGAAGCGAAGCTCGCCTGAAACTTTTCACATTGGACCCCTACACacag AAACTGGACTTTTCCGGCATCGAGCCGGACGTGCGGCAGTTTGAGGAGAAGTTCGGGAAGAGAGTCTTAGTCTGCTGCAACGACCTGTCGTTCAACCTGCAGGGCTGCGTGGCAGAGAATGAAGAGGGACCGACAACCAAT GTGGAGCCCTTCTATGTGGTCCTGTCCCTCTTCGATGTCCAGAACAGTCGAAAGATCTCAGCCGACCTCCACGTGGACCTCAACCACCCTCTGGTGCGACACATGACGTCAGGCTCTTGTAGCGGGCAGGACGTGCAAATTAACGGCAGCGGCAGTGATGGTGTGCTGAGGGGCTGCGGGCTCCCGGAGGAGGCGCTCCAGTACCTGAGACAGGGGGTGTTCTCGGTCACGTGCCCCCATCCAGAGATCTTCCTGGTGGCCAGGATTGAGAAGGTCCTGCAGGGGGGGATTACCCACTGCACTGAACCCTACATGAAGAGCTCGGACTCTGCAaag ATGGCTCAGAAAGTGCTGAAGAATGCGAAGACGGCCTGCAGCCGACTGGGACAGTACAGGATGCCATTCGCTTGGGCTGCAAG gcCCGTGTTCAAAGATGCGTCTGGAACTTTGGACAAAAGTTCTCGCTTCTCGGCTCTGTACCGACAGGACAGCAGCAAGCTGTCGGATGAGGACATGTTCAAACTGCTCACTGACTTCAGGAA ACCGGAGAAAATGGCTAAACTCCCCGTGCTCTTAGGGAACTTAGACGTTACTATTGACAGCGTGCCCCCGGACGTCACCA ATTGCGTCACTTCCTCCTACATCCCGGTGAGGAACTTTGAAGGCGACGGGCCGGGCAGCGCTctcctggaggtggaggagtttgTGCCCTGCATCGCCAAGTGCTCCCAACCGTTCACCGTCTATAAGAACCACCTGTACGTCTACCCGAAGCACCTCAAGTATGACGGGCAGAAATCCTTTGCTAAG GCGAGGAATATCGCCGTCTGCATTGAATTCAAGGATTCTGACGAGGAGGAAGCTCAGTCGCTGAAG TGCATCTATGGTCGTCCTGGTGGTCCTCTGTTCACCAAGCAGGCGTATGCAGCCATCCTGCACCACCAGCAGAACCCGGAGTTCTACGATGAG aTAAAGATCGAGTTACCGACTCAGCTGCACGAGAAGCatcacctcctcttcaccttTTATCACGTCAGCTGTGACAGCAACAGCAAGAAGAAAGACCAAGTGGAGACTCCAG TGGGTTCAGCCTGGCTGCCTCTGCTCAGGGACGGCCGAGTCATCATGAACGAACAGCAGCTGTCTGTGGCGGCGAATCTCCCCAGCGGGTATCTGGGCTCCCAGGACGCTGTCAccaag CACTCGGGCTCCGAGATCAAATGGGTCGACGGCGGAAAGCCTGTGTTCAAAGTCTCCACTCATCTTGTTTCTACAGTTTACACTCAG GACCAACATTTGCacaacttcttccaccactgtcaGAGGATGGAGGTGTCGGAACAAGCATCAGAGGGGGAGCTGGTGAAATATCTCAAG agtctccatgcgatggAGGGTCACGTGATGGTCAACTTCCTGCCCACCGTCCTCAACCAGCTCTTCTGTGTCCTCACCAGGGCCGCACATGAGGACGTGGCTGTCAACGTGACCAG ggTGATGGTCCATGTCGTCGCTCAGTGCCATGAGGAGGGACTGGAGCATCACCTGAGATCTTATGTCAAG TTTGTGTTCAAGCCGGAGCCATACTCCTCCACCAGGGTGAAGACAGTTCACGAGGAGCTGGCTAAAGCCATGACGGCCATACTCAAGCCTTCTACTGACTTCCTGACGAGCAACAAGCTGCTAAAG CACTCGTGGTTCTTCTTCGAAGCGCTGGTGAAATCGATGGCTCATTGTCTCATAGAGGGTGGAAAGGTCAAG CTCTCGAGGAACCAGCGGTTCTCCGCCTCGTTCTACCACGCAGCGGAGACTCTGGTCAACATGCTGATGCCGCACATCACCCAGAAATACAAGGACAACCTGGACGCGGCTCACAACGCCAACCACAGCCTGGCAGTTTTCATCAAG CGCTGCTTCACCTTCATGGACAGAGGCTTCGTATTCAAGCAGATCAACAACTACATGAACTGCTTCGTGCCCGGAGACCCCAAG ACGTTGTACGATTTCAAGTTTGAGTTCCTGCGGGTTGTTTGCAGCCACGAGCATTACGTTCCTCTGAATCTGCCCATGCCTTTTGGAAAAGGGAGAATACAGAGATTccaag ATCTCCAGCTGGACTATTCCCTGACCGACGACTTCTGTCGGAACCATTTCCTGgtggggctgctgctgcgggaggtgggcggggctctCCAGGAGTTCCGAGAGATCCGGCAGATCGCCATCCAGGTCCTGAAGGGGCTGATGATCAAACACACCTTTGACGACCGCTACGCCGCGAAG AGCCAACAGGCACGACTCGCCACGCTGTACCTGCCTCTGTTCGGCCTCCTCCAGGAGAACGTCCACAGACTGGACATGAAGGAGTCGGCGCCTCTCAGCACTCACAGT AATGCGAGGGAGGACTCGCTGGTGTCGAACTCTGCGGGGGCGCCTCAGAAAGCAGGGAGTTGTATAGAAAATTCTCTCCACAAAGACGTGTTTGGAGTTATCTCTGGAACAG tgTCCCCTCACAGCTCCACTCCCAATGTCAGCTCAGTTCACCACGCAGACTCCAGAGGCTCCCTGATCTCCACCGACTCCGGGAACAGCCTGTTGGACAAGAGCAGTGACAAGACCAATTCCCTGGAGAAG CACCAGTGTGCGTCGGCTCTGGGCAGCGCCGTGCTGCGCTGCGACAAACTGGACCGGGACGAGATCAAAAACCTGCTCATGTGCTTCCTGCATATTCTCAAGAGCATGTCGGAAG AGGCCCTTTTCACTTACTGGAACAAAGCGGCGTCCTCTGAACTCATGGACTTCTTCACACTAATAGA AGTTTGCCTTCATCAGTTCAGATACATGGGGAAGAGGTTCATCGCCAG GAGccaggagggggcggggcctgtaGCTCCGGACAGGAAGTCTCTGACTCTGCCTGTGTCTCGTAACAGGGCGGGGATCCTGCACGCTCGCCTGCAGCAGCTGGGCGCTCTGGAGAACGCTCACACCTTCAACAACA TGTACAGTCACACAGAAGCAGATGTGAGCAGCCAGTGTCTGCTGGAGGCCAACGTGTCCACTGAGGTGTGTCTGACTGTGCTGGACACACTCAGCACCTTCATCATGGGCTTCAAG ACTCAGCTGAACTCTGACCTGGGCCACAACCCCCTGATGAAGAAAGTTTTCCAGGTGCATCTGTGCTTCCTGCAGATCCCTCAGTCCGAGGCCGCACTCAAACAGGTCTTCACCTCACTGCGCACTTTCATCTACAAG TTCCCCTGCACCTTCTTCGATGGTCGGGCCGACATGTGCGCCTCTCTGTGCTACGAAATCCTCAAGTGCTGTAACTCCAAGCTGAGCTCCATCCGCGGTGACGCCGCCCACCTTCTCTACTTCCTCATGAAGAGTAACTTTGACTACACGGGCCGCAGGTCCTTCGTACGAACACACCTGCAG GTTGTAATCGCTGTCAGTCAGCTGATCGCCGACGTCATCGGCATCGGTGGTACCCGTTTCCAGCAGTCGCTCTCCATCATCAACAACTGTGCCAACAGTGACAAGAGCATCAAG CACACGGCGTTCCCGTCGGACGTGAAGGACCTGACCAAGCGCATCCGGACGGTGCTGATGGCCACGGAGCAGATGAAGGAGCACGAGAACGACCCGGAGATGCTGGTGGACCTGCAGTACAGCTTGGCCAAGTCCTACACCAGCACGCCCGAGCTCCGCAAGACCTGGCTGGACAGCATGGCCCGCATCCACAACAAGAACGGAGATCTGTCGGAG GCGGCCATGTGTTATGTGCACGTTGCTGCTCTGGTGGCCGAGTACCTGTGGAGAAAAG GTATGTTCCGGCAGGGATGCTCTGCGTTCCGAGTCATCACTCCAAACATTGACGAGGAGGCGGCCATGATGGAGGACGTGGGGATGCAGGACGTTCACTTCAACGAG gaggtgctgatggagctgctggaggagtgCGCTGACGGCCTCTGGAAGGCGGAGCGTTACGAGCTCATCGCTGACGTCTACAGGCTCATCATTCCCATCTACGAACAGCGCAGAGACTTCGAG AAACTGACGCACCTGTACGACACCCTCCACCGCGCCTACACCAAAGTGATGGAGGTGATGCACAGTGGGAAGAGGCTGCTGGGCACGTACTTCAGAGTGGCCTTCTTCGGACAG GCTgcg GGCTTCTTTGAGGACGAGGATGGAAAGGAATACATCTACAAGGAGCCAAAGTTCACCCCGCTGTCGGAGATTTCCCAGAGGCTCCTGAAGCTCTACTCGGACAAGTTTGGACAGGAGAACGTCAAGATCATTCAGGACTCTGGCAAG GTGAATCCAAAGGACCTCGACTCCAAGTACGCCTACATCCAGGTGACCCACGTCACCCCGCACTTGGACgacaaggagctggaggacaggaAGACGGACTTTGAGAAGAGCCACAACATCCGGCGCTTTGTGTTCGAGACGCCGTTCACGGTGTCGGGCAAGAAgcagggaggggtggaggagcaATGCAAACGGCGGACCGTTCTCACCA CCACCCACTGTTTCCCATATGTGAAGAAGCGCATAGCGGTCATGTACCAACACCAGACGGACCTGAGCCCCATCGAGGTCGCCATAGACGAGATGAGCTCCAAGGTGGCCGAGCTGCGCCTGCTGTGCTCCGCCTCGGAGGTGGATATGATCCGGCTGCAGCTCAAGCTGCAGGGCAGCATCAGTGTCCAG gttAACGCTGGTCCTCTGGCCTACGCCAGAGCCTTCCTGGATGACAGCAGTGCCAAGAAGTATCCTGACAACAAGGTCAAACAGCTCAAAGAGGTTTTCAG GCAGTTCGTGGACGCCTGCGGTCAGGCGCTGGGAGTGAACGAGCGGCTGATCAAAGAGGACCAGCAGGAGTATCAAGATGAGATGAAGGCCAACTACAGGGACCTGGCCAGGGAGCTGTCCAACATCATGCACGAGCAG ATAAACCCCGTGGAGGATGGGACGAGGAGCACTCTGTCCGACTCGATGGGCATCTTCAACGCCATCAGTGGCACGCCAACCAGTGCCAACCCTCatggcaccaccaccaccacgctcTGA